The Branchiostoma floridae strain S238N-H82 chromosome 17, Bfl_VNyyK, whole genome shotgun sequence genome has a window encoding:
- the LOC118404295 gene encoding neuronal acetylcholine receptor subunit alpha-7-like encodes MMLCVNRLFFSLGLIIIYVHRVEPLFEGKKLLAELMKNYQRGIRPVANYSQPTPLKLGVDFRQIINLDEKNQILTSDIWQRQYWKDDDLKWNPEDYDGMTFINIPSSSVWVPDIVLTNSAGKNHDQPETNVIVRHDGQVTWLVTRMYKSSCHINTYYFPFDEQNCTLTFASWTYSGNEINLTHEEVPPSKSYYVDNDEWKLVEIHVERHVQVYECCPEHYPEVTYVIQIQRRSLFYVTNLLAPCALLSVLAIFGFYLPSDSGERVGLGITILLSYSVFLLMVSEWMPPTSRTVPLIVVYYTVTMLLVGLSTIMTIAVLNIHHCAADTAKVPGWIRTLVLSYLARICRMDVRKSENTRTNLGHQIESPVAILKLDPNQLRRNEVDSLEIKDIQKDDDNRKESKNETAVNNGQHIHLLDALQSIRKEICIINERFHRADSEKAVANEWKIVAKVMDRVLMIQFTLATVLTCVCLFAQVPNINW; translated from the exons ATGATGCTCTGCGTGAATCGCCTGTTCTTCAGTCTTGGTCTCATCATCATTTATG TTCACCGAGTGGAGCCATTGTTTGAGGGGAAGAAGCTTCTGGCGGAACTGATGAAGAACTACCAGAGAGGCATCCGGCCTGTTGCTAACTACTCCCAGCCAACGCCCTTGAAGCTGGGAGTGGACTTTCGGCAAATCATTAACCTG GATGAGAAGAACCAGATTCTAACCAGTGACATCTGGCAGAgacag TACTGGAAGGACGACGACTTGAAATGGAACCCCGAAGACTACGACGGCATGACCTTCATCAACATCCCTTCCTCCTCGGTCTGGGTACCGGACATCGTTCTAACTAACAG tGCTGGCAAGAATCATGACCAACCGGAAACGAACGTCATCGTGAGGCATGACGGGCAGGTCACGTGGCTGGTGACCCGGATGTACAAGAGCTCGTGCCACATCAACACGTACTACTTTCCTTTCGATGAGCAGAATTGCACTTTGACCTTTGCGTCATGGACATACAGTGGAAACGAGATCAATTTGACGCATGAAGAG GTTCCACCCAGTAAGTCGTACTATGTGGACAATGACGAGTGGAAACTTGTCGAGATTCACGTAGAGAGACATGTTCAAG TCTACGAGTGCTGCCCGGAACACTACCCGGAAGTGACGTATGTGATCCAGATCCAGAGGCGATCCCTGTTCTACGTCACCAACCTGCTGGCCCCCTGCGCCCTGCTGTCTGTGCTCGCCATCTTCGGCTTCTACCTGCCGTCCGATTCCGGGGAACGAGTCGGGCTGGGCATCACCATCCTGCTCTCGTACTCAGTGTTCCTGCTGATGGTGTCGGAGTGGATGCCGCCTACTTCACGGACTGTACCATTGATAG TGGTGTACTACACCGTGACCATGCTGTTGGTGGGCCTGTCTACCATCATGACCATCGCCGTGCTCAACATCCACCACTGCGCAGCCGACACCGCCAAAGTCCCCGGATGGATCCGAACTCTCGTCCTCTCGTATCTCGCGAGAATTTGTCGCATGGACGTGCGCAAGTCTGAAAACACACGAACGAATCTTGGCCACCAGATTGAAAGCCCGGTCGCCATTTTGAAACTCGATCCAAACCAGCTCAGACGTAATGAGGTCGATTCCCTCGAGATAAAAGATATCCAAAAAGATGACGACAACCGAAAAGAATCGAAGAACGAGACAGCTGTAAACAATGGTCAGCATATCCACCTACTGGATGCTCTACAGTCAATCCGAAAAgagatttgcataataaacgaAAGATTCCATCGTGCAGATTCGGAAAAAGCCGTGGCAAATGAGTGGAAAATTGTCGCCAAGGTAATGGATCGAGTGCTGATGATCCAGTTTACGTTGGCCACGGTTCTGACGTGCGTCTGTCTGTTCGCACAAGTTCCGAACATTAACtggtaa